The following proteins are encoded in a genomic region of Populus trichocarpa isolate Nisqually-1 chromosome 13, P.trichocarpa_v4.1, whole genome shotgun sequence:
- the LOC18104582 gene encoding 54S ribosomal protein L51, mitochondrial — protein MAWKGIWQLKKLVVSYCDWGGSSRGIRAFIESNLPAYKDSNPQLEVITELSRGQHPCLKAFYKNKNERVVCVKNLASEDVLLHATRLRNALGRKVKKLPTRHVTKHPSVQGTWTTDVRF, from the exons ATGGCTTGGAAAGGTATATGGCAGCTGAAAAAGCTGGTTGTGAGCTACTGTGACTGGGGAGGAAGTAGTAGGGGTATCAG GGCCTTCATAGAGTCAAACCTGCCAGCATATAAGGATAGCAATCCACAACTAGAGGTGATCACTGAACTTTCTCGCGGTCAGCATCCATGTTTGAAGGCTTTTTACA AGAACAAAAATGAGAGGGTGGTATGTGTGAAGAATTTGGCATCAGAAGACGTACTTCTTCATGCTACCAGGCTAAGGAATGCGTTGggaagaaaagtgaaaaaactgCCAACAAGGCATGTGACCAAACACCCTAGCGTACAGGGTACATGGACGACTGATGTTAGATTTTGA